The DNA region TGGCATCTACGGTATCCAGACCTTCCTCTTGCAGCAGGTACGCCATCGCTTTGCTGAACAGGCCGATGCCGCGGCCCTCATGGTTCGCCAAGTAGAACAGTGCGCCTGCTCCATGGGCAGCAATCATCTTCATCGATTGCTCCAGTTGGAAGCCGCAGTCGCAACGTTTGCTGCCAAAGATGTCGCCTGTATGACAGATGCTGTGCATCCGAATCAGCGCTTCCTGGGCTTCGGCAAAGTCACCGTAAACCAATACGCTGGATTGCTGGCGTTCTGCCAGTTCGGCAGTTGCCAGGGATTCAATCAGCTCGCCGCTTTCCATCACTTTCTCCGATTTCATCCAGCTGTACCATTGGAAGGTATGTGTCTCTCCATCCAGATTCACCGGAAGTTTAATCGGCCCAACGAGGTATATGAATTCTTTTCCACTCGGAAAAGTCTGAATTTTGGGGGCAAGCAGTTGAATAATATGTGAATTAATCATTAGTAAGTTCCTCCTGTTAAGCCATCTTGGTTATGAATTGATTCGCATCCAGACGTAAAATGGATCACTGAAATGCATATCATACGTATCGGAGCATTTTGCATAAATCCTTAAAGCAGCTTCTAATCAGCAAGATATAGATCGAAGTGATCCTATCCGTCTATATTTTGTACCCGTTAGCGTTGGGAATTGAATTACGCAAAATGCTTATCTATATTATCGCCATCATCATTAGTTACTTTATGTAAGCAAGTTTAAAATAAAAATTATATTGTGTCAAGTAACTTTTGTTTTTAAAGTAACTATTGAACACTCCTGCTACTTAACCTTCGCTTGAAGTGGGGGATTCTTGGGTAATCGAACCTCTTGGTTCGAAGTGGACCAAGCTATTCCTCTGGTTCTGACAGTTCTTGAAGATATTACGATCTCTATGGCAACCTCCTTAATGTTTCGGGCTGTATTTACC from Paenibacillus sp. JNUCC-31 includes:
- a CDS encoding GTP cyclohydrolase II, coding for MINSHIIQLLAPKIQTFPSGKEFIYLVGPIKLPVNLDGETHTFQWYSWMKSEKVMESGELIESLATAELAERQQSSVLVYGDFAEAQEALIRMHSICHTGDIFGSKRCDCGFQLEQSMKMIAAHGAGALFYLANHEGRGIGLFSKAMAYLLQEEGLDTVDANLQLGFTDDARDYDDAIAVLRALRSAPVTLITNNPRKLAALQEAGLNVGGRVPLWGDRSAFNEKYLQTKVSRSGHLAENDGWAGGEPLLPQAQA